One Thermococcus kodakarensis KOD1 genomic window carries:
- a CDS encoding P-II family nitrogen regulator, with protein MKKVEAVLRPEDFETVKKALKSAGYVSLTAYPVQGRGVQGGIPPYDLLPKMKIEIVVPDKDVDDVIGIIVRHARRGIPGDGKIFVLPVYDVVRIRTGERGEEALH; from the coding sequence ATGAAGAAGGTTGAGGCAGTTCTCAGGCCCGAAGACTTTGAGACCGTCAAGAAGGCGCTGAAGAGTGCAGGCTACGTTTCTCTGACGGCCTATCCCGTCCAGGGGCGCGGCGTTCAGGGTGGTATTCCGCCCTACGACCTCCTGCCGAAGATGAAGATCGAGATCGTTGTCCCAGACAAGGATGTTGACGATGTCATTGGGATAATAGTGCGGCATGCCAGGAGAGGAATCCCTGGGGACGGCAAGATATTCGTGCTTCCGGTATACGATGTCGTGAGAATAAGAACCGGAGAAAGGGGAGAAGAGGCCCTCCACTAA
- a CDS encoding 1,4-alpha-glucan branching protein: MKGYLTFVLHTHIPYVRKHGKWPFGEEWVFEAISETYIPLLMEFERLRDSGVKFGIVINVTPVLAEQLTDEYMKKAFEEYMERKLKAMEEDLKSGKYDEKAVSYMLNYFRKVYDYWKAINGDIIGKLRELQDQGYVEVITSAATHGYLPLLGRDEAIRAQIANGVATYEKHFGMKPKGIWLPECAYRPAGEWELPGGRKVKRQGIEKFLEEFGLRYFFVESRLIDEGPASNVYGEVLIADTEKTTLRPYWIKGSNVAVFARNRETGHQVWSAHYGYPGDFWYREFHKKAPKSGGQYWRITSKEVGLGEKEFYDPDKAMERVEEHARHFVSLVERLLREHEEKFGEKGIIVAPYDTELFGHWWFEGVKWLGRVLELLYQRGVETPTLSRFLEEYSGEKHEIELPEGSWGANSDHSTWWNEETEWTWPHIYRAEDRMVAIVSRFRGRDELTNRVIEQLARELLILEASDWQFLITTGQAKEYAKRRVLIHSRDFHRLANELVRYVKIGEFDVKLLEELEERDNPFRPVVVGPYVSENPPELEEYVEPPEVPPEKEETEEKPKVLTEKATSLALAVKKVKPVKEETREVKKKAVEASKRGKRKSSKSKRLPRKVSKKAPSKGPSDLLSIKGIGPKTFQKLKRAGVETIEDLKNANIEDLARKTGISTKRLKKFIAQVE, from the coding sequence ATGAAGGGTTACCTGACTTTTGTCCTTCACACTCACATCCCCTACGTTAGGAAGCACGGAAAGTGGCCTTTCGGGGAGGAGTGGGTCTTTGAGGCAATAAGCGAAACATACATCCCCCTGCTCATGGAGTTTGAGAGGCTCAGGGACTCGGGAGTAAAGTTCGGCATAGTGATAAACGTTACGCCAGTGCTGGCAGAACAGCTAACCGACGAGTACATGAAGAAGGCGTTTGAGGAGTACATGGAAAGAAAGCTGAAGGCAATGGAGGAAGACCTGAAGTCCGGGAAGTACGACGAAAAAGCGGTTTCATACATGCTCAACTACTTCCGGAAGGTTTACGACTACTGGAAGGCCATAAACGGAGATATAATAGGCAAGCTCAGGGAGCTCCAGGATCAGGGCTACGTCGAGGTTATTACCTCAGCCGCGACCCACGGCTACCTCCCGCTCCTCGGAAGGGACGAGGCGATAAGGGCCCAGATAGCCAACGGTGTTGCAACCTATGAGAAGCACTTTGGAATGAAGCCGAAGGGGATATGGCTTCCTGAATGTGCCTACAGACCTGCCGGTGAGTGGGAGCTTCCCGGCGGGAGGAAAGTAAAGAGACAGGGTATAGAAAAGTTCCTTGAGGAGTTCGGGCTGAGGTACTTCTTCGTGGAGAGCAGGCTCATCGATGAGGGTCCGGCGAGCAATGTCTATGGGGAGGTTCTCATCGCCGATACAGAGAAGACCACCTTGAGGCCCTACTGGATAAAGGGCTCAAACGTCGCTGTATTCGCCCGCAACAGAGAGACTGGCCACCAGGTCTGGAGTGCCCACTACGGCTATCCTGGCGACTTCTGGTACAGGGAGTTCCACAAAAAGGCCCCGAAGAGCGGCGGGCAGTACTGGAGGATAACGAGCAAGGAAGTCGGCCTTGGGGAGAAGGAGTTCTACGACCCGGACAAGGCGATGGAGCGCGTGGAAGAGCACGCCAGGCACTTCGTCTCGCTAGTTGAGAGACTCCTGAGAGAGCACGAGGAGAAGTTCGGCGAGAAGGGCATCATAGTAGCTCCCTACGACACCGAGCTCTTCGGCCACTGGTGGTTCGAGGGTGTTAAATGGCTTGGTAGGGTTTTAGAGCTCCTCTATCAGAGGGGAGTTGAGACACCGACGCTCTCAAGGTTCCTTGAGGAGTACTCAGGAGAAAAGCACGAGATAGAGCTTCCAGAAGGTTCATGGGGAGCCAACTCCGACCACTCAACTTGGTGGAACGAGGAGACTGAGTGGACATGGCCGCACATCTACCGCGCGGAGGACAGGATGGTGGCTATAGTGAGCCGCTTCCGCGGAAGGGATGAGCTCACGAACAGGGTGATAGAGCAGCTGGCGAGGGAGCTTTTGATACTGGAGGCAAGCGACTGGCAGTTCCTAATAACGACTGGACAGGCAAAGGAGTACGCCAAGAGGAGGGTTCTCATTCACAGCAGAGACTTCCACAGGCTTGCCAACGAACTGGTGAGGTACGTCAAGATCGGCGAGTTCGACGTTAAGCTCCTCGAAGAGCTTGAGGAGCGTGACAACCCGTTCAGGCCCGTCGTTGTCGGGCCCTACGTCAGCGAAAACCCGCCGGAGCTTGAGGAGTACGTTGAACCTCCAGAAGTTCCGCCAGAGAAGGAGGAAACTGAGGAAAAGCCCAAGGTTCTCACGGAGAAGGCAACTTCCCTTGCACTGGCCGTGAAGAAGGTCAAGCCGGTAAAGGAAGAGACCAGGGAAGTTAAGAAAAAGGCCGTCGAAGCCTCAAAGAGGGGGAAGAGAAAGTCCTCAAAGTCAAAAAGGCTACCCCGAAAAGTAAGTAAGAAAGCTCCTTCAAAAGGGCCTTCAGACTTGCTGTCCATAAAGGGCATCGGTCCGAAGACCTTCCAAAAGCTCAAGAGGGCTGGCGTTGAAACTATCGAAGACCTGAAGAACGCCAACATAGAAGACCTCGCCAGAAAGACCGGCATATCTACCAAGAGATTGAAAAAGTTCATAGCTCAAGTGGAGTGA